The Pedobacter cryoconitis region GTATAAAGTAAGAGTTCGGGATTTTCACTATGCAATTGTGCCTTGTTCATTACACTTTTGCTTTGATGATCAGCGCACCCTGCACACTGGTAATTTCCACCAGTTCACCTGCATGAAAGCCCTGGTTTTCTAACCATATACCCGATATCCTTAGTTCAGGAACCCACTTTTGGCTGTAAGTCAGCTTACGGTGTTTACGTTGCAGCATGATCGATCTGTGTTGTTCATTTTCCATAGCTTAAAAAAGTTTTATGTGTAACATCTACTACAAATGTAGACCTTGTTTCAGATATAAGCAAATAATACTTTCTTTTTTTGTAGAATACTTTAAACTACATTTGCAATTATCGGTGGTCATATCCACTCTTTAGCAGAATATGCTCGACATTGGAAGCAAGATTATGGAACTCAGGAAGCGCAAAGCATGGTCACAGGGAGACCTGGCCAAAGCCGTAGAAGCTTCAAGGGATATTATTGGAAAGTATGAGCGTAATGAAAACAGCCCTTCTGTAGAGATGGCTTTAAAGCTGGCCAGGGTGTTTGATATTTCTGTAGATTATCTGCTGGGAGAAGGAAAGCATGCTGCTTATGACAAAGACACACTTAAACGATTAGAAGATATACAGGTCTTAGACCAGGATACCAGGCTCATTCTATTTAACATTATAGACACCTTTCTAAGGGATGCTAAAGCCAGAAAAGCTTACGGACAGTAAACAACAAAGCCCAGCTTATAGCCGGGCTCATCATCATTTGACATTATAACTTTTAACTCAATATTATCTATTTTCAGATTTCCTCTTGAAATAAATCTCAGTTGCATAGTCGTCCTTTTCTACGATGAGATTTTCATATGATTTTTTATCAGAACACAATTCACTATAACCAAAAATCGCTTGTACAAAAGGATAAATATCTTCTTCCTTCTCTACTAATCTGAAATGCCAATTCGTATTTACCTTATCATCAACAACTTCAAACAACTGACATGGGCATGCTGATATGAATTCCCCATCATCTATAAGGTAAGCTTGATAAGTTTCAAAAACTATTATACCCATCACTAAATATTCCTTCCCTAAATCCAATTCTGCGTAATTACTATACCCCGTAACCCCAAACCTACCTAGCATCTCCTTTTTTAAGGATTTATATTCATATGATCTTAAGGCTTCTCCTGTATTATATAAACACACAACTCTCATAATTATTTAAATTTAAAATCATCAACAGCCTTCAACACCCCATTTTCCCATTTCGCTAAATAATGAACAATAGCCCTTACTCCCTCGGCTGTTTTAACTTTATATTCCATTTTAGTCCATCCAGGCCAACGAGAGTCCTTCATACCTTCCATTAATCGTCTTCCTAATTGCGGATTCTTCAGCGCATCTTTCATAGCCATCTGTTCTACAAGATTGTTAGCTACTGTCCTACCGGTTGATCCTAGACCTAGAGGCTTTAGAATTCCAAGAGTAATATTGAAATATTCTCCAATCTTTAAA contains the following coding sequences:
- a CDS encoding SymE family type I addiction module toxin, which gives rise to MENEQHRSIMLQRKHRKLTYSQKWVPELRISGIWLENQGFHAGELVEITSVQGALIIKAKV
- a CDS encoding helix-turn-helix domain-containing protein; the protein is MLDIGSKIMELRKRKAWSQGDLAKAVEASRDIIGKYERNENSPSVEMALKLARVFDISVDYLLGEGKHAAYDKDTLKRLEDIQVLDQDTRLILFNIIDTFLRDAKARKAYGQ